The following are from one region of the Vibrio parahaemolyticus genome:
- a CDS encoding electron transfer flavoprotein subunit alpha/FixB family protein, protein MKNLIIAEHDNNQLHADTLRVVNAASQAGQDNTLLVIGYQCEEVAQQASRVDGIAKVICIDDESLVHQFAENIAPVVVGLADSFDGIWANSSSKGKDLAPRIAAKCGVGQISDIVQVVDDKTFIRPIYAGNAFAKVTSNDSLRVVTVRASAFDPVACNSQVDIEHQQTSAQSLVVELVAIDKTVSERPELTAAEIVISGGRGVGSKENFELIEKVADKLGAAIGASRAAVDAGFVANDLQVGQTGKIVAPKLYIAVGISGAIQHLAGMKESKVIVAINKDPDSPIFEVADYGLVGDLFEILPQLAEQL, encoded by the coding sequence ATGAAGAATCTAATTATTGCAGAACATGACAACAACCAACTGCACGCCGATACGTTGAGAGTCGTGAATGCCGCAAGTCAAGCGGGCCAAGATAACACATTGCTCGTGATTGGTTATCAATGTGAAGAAGTCGCTCAGCAAGCGAGCCGTGTCGATGGTATTGCAAAAGTAATTTGCATTGACGACGAATCGCTGGTGCACCAATTCGCGGAAAATATCGCGCCAGTTGTTGTAGGACTTGCAGACAGCTTTGACGGCATCTGGGCCAATTCATCATCCAAAGGCAAAGATCTTGCGCCACGTATCGCCGCTAAATGTGGTGTTGGGCAAATCTCTGACATCGTTCAAGTGGTGGATGACAAAACGTTTATACGCCCAATTTATGCGGGCAACGCTTTCGCTAAAGTGACTTCAAATGACAGTTTACGTGTGGTCACCGTGCGCGCATCTGCTTTTGATCCTGTTGCTTGCAACAGCCAAGTCGATATTGAACATCAGCAAACCTCGGCTCAATCTCTCGTTGTAGAGTTAGTTGCTATCGACAAGACCGTTTCTGAGCGCCCTGAACTCACCGCTGCGGAAATCGTGATTTCTGGTGGTCGTGGCGTGGGTAGCAAAGAGAACTTCGAGCTTATCGAAAAAGTCGCCGACAAACTCGGCGCGGCGATTGGCGCGTCTCGCGCTGCTGTCGATGCAGGTTTTGTCGCTAACGACTTACAAGTCGGTCAAACAGGCAAAATCGTCGCGCCTAAGCTTTACATTGCCGTCGGGATCTCTGGTGCAATCCAACACCTTGCCGGCATGAAAGAGTCGAAAGTGATTGTCGCTATCAACAAAGATCCGGACTCCCCTATCTTCGAAGTGGCGGATTATGGGTTAGTCGGCGATCTGTTCGAGATATTGCCTCAGCTCGCTGAGCAACTATAA
- a CDS encoding response regulator: MSFPVLICDDSALARKQMARSLPATLNPDITFAIHGKNALEELAQKEFKLMFLDLTMPEMDGFETLENMQRLGNKTPVVVVSGDIQPKAKERVFALGAKAFIQKPIAKDELKNALKELIEPEPRPLIITPSVIELPILRRRDIYMEVANVSIGRAADALARHFDVFVQLPLPNVNIFEVSELHMALRDLASHDNVSGVCQGFCGEGIAGEALVILSDSSVSDLKKLMKVPADSEELEELELLMDISNILVGSFLNGLGEQSEVRFFQSLPVLLGQHISIDSIIESTTGAFKRTMTFEVSYNIEGTSIRCDLLFMFVDESLPLLDNKLAYLMEEF; this comes from the coding sequence ATGTCTTTTCCTGTACTCATCTGTGATGATTCAGCGTTAGCACGCAAGCAGATGGCTAGATCACTGCCAGCAACATTGAATCCGGATATTACGTTTGCTATCCACGGAAAAAATGCGCTTGAAGAATTAGCGCAAAAAGAATTTAAACTGATGTTTCTTGACCTCACCATGCCAGAAATGGACGGTTTTGAAACCTTAGAAAACATGCAGCGTTTAGGAAATAAAACGCCAGTTGTGGTTGTGTCGGGGGACATTCAACCCAAAGCCAAAGAGCGCGTTTTCGCGTTAGGTGCCAAAGCATTTATTCAAAAGCCCATCGCAAAGGATGAGCTAAAAAACGCCCTCAAAGAGCTGATTGAGCCAGAGCCTCGACCGCTTATCATCACACCAAGCGTGATTGAGCTGCCAATTCTCCGCCGACGCGATATTTACATGGAAGTGGCGAACGTTTCTATCGGCCGAGCTGCCGACGCGTTAGCTCGCCATTTTGACGTATTTGTTCAACTGCCTTTACCAAACGTGAATATCTTTGAAGTGAGCGAGCTTCACATGGCGCTGCGTGACTTGGCATCGCACGATAACGTCTCAGGCGTTTGTCAGGGTTTTTGTGGCGAAGGCATTGCCGGGGAAGCATTGGTCATTTTGAGTGACTCTAGCGTATCGGATCTGAAAAAGCTGATGAAAGTGCCAGCCGACAGTGAAGAGCTTGAAGAACTCGAGCTGTTGATGGATATCTCTAACATCTTGGTTGGCTCGTTCCTAAATGGTTTAGGCGAGCAATCAGAAGTGCGCTTCTTCCAAAGTCTGCCGGTATTGCTTGGTCAGCACATTTCGATTGATTCCATTATTGAGTCCACAACGGGCGCATTCAAACGCACAATGACGTTTGAAGTGAGCTACAACATCGAAGGCACATCGATTCGCTGTGATTTGCTGTTTATGTTTGTTGATGAATCGCTGCCATTGCTTGACAACAAACTCGCATACCTAATGGAGGAGTTCTAA
- a CDS encoding GMP reductase: MRIEQELKLGFKDVLFRPKRSTLKSRSQVNLTRDFTFKHSGRQWSGVPVIAANMDSVGSFEMAKALAEHGVMTAVHKHYTVNDWADFVKSADNATLKNVMVSTGTSDADFQKTKDIMALSDELIFICVDIANGYSEHLVEYVERVRAEFPDKVISAGNVVTGDMCEELILAGADIVKVGIGPGSVCTTRVKTGVGYPQLSAIIECGDAAHGLGGMIIGDGGCSCAGDVSKAFGGGADFVMLGGMLAGHEESGGEIIEKDGETFMKFYGMSSQSAMDKHSGGVAKYRAAEGKTVLLPFRGSVHGTISDILGGVRSTCTYVGAAKLKELTKRTTFIRVQEQENNVFGKEK, from the coding sequence ATGCGTATCGAACAAGAACTTAAGTTAGGTTTTAAAGATGTACTGTTTCGCCCGAAACGTTCTACCCTGAAAAGCCGTTCTCAAGTAAATTTAACCCGCGATTTTACATTCAAGCATAGTGGTCGTCAATGGTCTGGTGTGCCTGTAATCGCAGCGAACATGGATTCAGTTGGTAGCTTTGAAATGGCTAAAGCACTGGCTGAGCATGGTGTAATGACAGCCGTTCACAAACACTACACAGTGAACGACTGGGCAGACTTCGTAAAATCTGCTGACAACGCAACGCTAAAAAACGTGATGGTGTCTACGGGAACTTCTGACGCAGATTTCCAAAAAACAAAAGACATCATGGCACTTTCTGACGAGCTCATCTTTATCTGTGTTGATATCGCGAACGGCTACTCAGAGCATTTAGTTGAGTACGTAGAGCGTGTACGTGCAGAGTTTCCAGACAAAGTGATCTCTGCGGGTAACGTGGTTACTGGTGATATGTGTGAAGAGCTTATTCTTGCTGGCGCAGACATCGTAAAAGTGGGCATTGGCCCAGGTTCAGTATGTACTACTCGTGTCAAAACGGGTGTGGGTTATCCTCAGCTTTCTGCAATCATTGAGTGTGGTGATGCGGCGCACGGCCTGGGTGGTATGATCATCGGTGACGGTGGTTGTTCATGCGCGGGTGACGTATCAAAAGCGTTTGGCGGCGGTGCAGACTTCGTGATGCTTGGCGGTATGTTAGCGGGTCACGAAGAGTCAGGCGGCGAGATCATCGAGAAAGATGGTGAGACTTTCATGAAGTTCTACGGCATGTCTTCTCAGTCGGCAATGGACAAGCACTCTGGTGGTGTGGCTAAGTACCGTGCCGCTGAAGGTAAAACCGTACTATTGCCATTCCGTGGCAGTGTTCACGGTACGATCTCAGATATCCTTGGTGGTGTGCGTTCAACCTGTACCTACGTAGGCGCAGCGAAGCTTAAAGAACTAACGAAGCGTACGACTTTCATCCGCGTACAAGAGCAAGAGAACAACGTATTCGGTAAAGAGAAGTAA
- a CDS encoding electron transfer flavoprotein-ubiquinone oxidoreductase → MERDCMEFDVLIVGAGPAGLSAACRVKQLAMEKDQEISVCVVEKGSEVGAHILSGAVFETRSLDELFPDWKEKDAPLNTKVNQDKTYYFSNELNGHELPMWAVPNTLHNDGNYIISLGNLCRWMASQAENLGVEIYPGFSANRAIIDEQNRVCGVLTGDMGLDKNGEKKVNFEPGIELRAKFTLFAEGARGHIGKQLINKFNLAEDKTPQHYAIGFKELWEIPAEQHQQGLVVHGLGWPLANEASGGSYLYHLEGNQVAVGLIVDLNYENPHLSPFDEFQRFKHHPLIEQYLKNGKRISYGARAIAKGGFHSLPTQQFAGGLLIGCDAGTLNSAKIKGTHTAMKSGILAAEAVFEAVSNQSVIADYQSHFKQSWLYEELYQARNFSSGIHRFGSWLGGGLAMLEHNVLKGKAKWNVRCEHPDHQSLILAENSNEILYPKPDGVLSFDRLSSVYLSNIFHEEDQPCHLQLASQRIPIEQNLALYAEPAQRYCPAGVYEIVEGAEQAELQINAANCIHCKTCDIKDPSQNITWMPPEGGGGPNYPNM, encoded by the coding sequence ATGGAAAGAGACTGCATGGAGTTTGATGTTCTGATTGTGGGTGCGGGCCCGGCGGGCTTGTCTGCTGCCTGTCGCGTCAAACAGTTGGCAATGGAAAAAGACCAAGAAATCTCAGTTTGTGTTGTAGAGAAAGGTTCGGAAGTGGGGGCGCACATTCTCTCTGGCGCGGTGTTTGAAACGCGCAGTTTGGATGAGTTGTTTCCGGATTGGAAAGAAAAGGACGCGCCGCTCAATACCAAAGTCAATCAAGATAAAACCTACTATTTCAGTAACGAACTTAATGGTCATGAACTGCCAATGTGGGCAGTGCCGAATACGCTGCATAACGATGGTAATTACATCATCAGTTTAGGTAATTTGTGCCGTTGGATGGCATCGCAAGCAGAAAACCTAGGCGTAGAAATCTACCCTGGCTTTAGTGCTAACCGAGCCATTATTGATGAACAAAACCGTGTTTGTGGCGTGCTTACTGGCGACATGGGGTTAGATAAAAACGGCGAGAAAAAAGTCAATTTCGAGCCGGGTATCGAACTTCGCGCTAAGTTTACTCTGTTTGCTGAAGGGGCTCGTGGCCATATTGGTAAGCAATTGATTAACAAATTTAATCTCGCTGAAGATAAAACGCCACAGCACTATGCGATTGGCTTTAAAGAGCTGTGGGAAATACCCGCAGAGCAACATCAGCAAGGATTGGTTGTTCATGGGTTAGGTTGGCCGTTGGCAAACGAAGCAAGTGGTGGCAGTTATCTTTATCATCTTGAGGGCAACCAAGTCGCAGTTGGCCTGATTGTTGACCTTAATTACGAAAATCCCCACCTGAGTCCGTTTGACGAATTTCAGCGTTTTAAACATCACCCGTTGATTGAGCAGTACCTGAAAAACGGTAAGCGCATCAGCTATGGGGCTAGGGCGATTGCCAAAGGCGGCTTTCATTCCCTTCCGACCCAACAATTTGCGGGTGGACTATTGATTGGCTGCGATGCTGGCACGCTCAATAGCGCGAAAATCAAAGGCACGCATACCGCGATGAAGTCGGGGATACTCGCCGCTGAAGCCGTTTTTGAAGCGGTTTCAAATCAATCGGTTATTGCCGACTACCAAAGCCATTTCAAACAGTCATGGCTATATGAAGAGCTTTATCAAGCACGCAATTTCTCTAGCGGAATACACCGTTTTGGCTCTTGGTTAGGTGGTGGTTTAGCGATGTTGGAACACAACGTGTTAAAAGGCAAAGCAAAGTGGAATGTACGTTGTGAACATCCCGATCATCAGTCTTTGATTCTGGCGGAAAACAGCAATGAGATCCTCTATCCGAAGCCTGATGGCGTGTTGAGTTTCGACCGTCTTTCTTCCGTCTATTTATCCAATATTTTCCATGAAGAAGACCAACCGTGTCATTTGCAGCTTGCCAGCCAGCGCATTCCTATCGAACAGAACTTGGCGCTCTATGCCGAGCCCGCTCAACGCTATTGTCCTGCTGGGGTGTATGAAATTGTAGAAGGTGCAGAGCAAGCCGAATTACAGATTAATGCGGCGAACTGTATTCACTGTAAAACCTGCGATATCAAAGACCCAAGTCAAAACATCACCTGGATGCCTCCTGAAGGTGGTGGTGGTCCCAACTACCCAAATATGTAG
- a CDS encoding PAS domain-containing protein — MLNMPAEFEQFHWMVDMVQNVDMGLVVIDRDYNVQVWNGFMTHHSGLQSHEAIGRSIFDIFPEIPPEWFKLKTKPVYDLGCRSFITWRQRPYLFRCRNVRPVTQQAEFMYQNVTLNPMRTPTGKINSLFLSIQDATAEALMSQHK; from the coding sequence ATGTTGAATATGCCAGCAGAGTTTGAACAATTCCATTGGATGGTCGACATGGTACAGAACGTCGATATGGGGTTGGTGGTGATTGATCGAGATTACAATGTTCAAGTCTGGAACGGTTTTATGACGCACCACAGCGGTTTGCAATCGCATGAGGCAATTGGCCGTTCGATCTTCGATATCTTCCCAGAAATCCCGCCGGAATGGTTTAAGTTGAAGACGAAACCCGTGTACGACTTGGGTTGCAGAAGCTTTATTACGTGGCGTCAACGTCCGTATTTGTTCCGCTGTCGCAACGTACGCCCTGTTACGCAACAGGCTGAGTTTATGTACCAGAACGTAACGCTCAACCCAATGCGAACGCCAACTGGAAAAATCAACTCACTGTTTTTGTCTATCCAAGACGCGACAGCAGAAGCCTTGATGTCACAACATAAATAG
- a CDS encoding NAD(P)H-hydrate dehydratase, with translation MDFNLALKLYTAEQVKNGEVVAAHMAGVSMYSLMQRAGMAVYERFLHLYPRAKNVLVVCGKGNNGGDGYVFASLAKQAQLNVQVFQIGDVTQLQGDALRAYQDWQTVDGKNSSWDDWNTALLEAEVIIDAMLGTGLKGEVRTEYRRYIEQINQIQCPVIAVDIPSGLCANTGSVLGDAIQADHTVTFIGVKQGLCTAQARDRIGELHFCGLGVNVEFDSIEEESALGIDHKVIPRLLPKPKATAHKGDNGKLLCVGGNQGMSGAIRLCASAAVRSGAGLTASITHPDSFIPLQVSCPEVMSQSITTDLLRDTENALTKRIRWADVLVFGPGFGDDEWAYQAYQYLSQEQKPKVVDADGLNILAMLSQRCDGTLVCDNQRVITPHPGEAARLLNVTTQQIESDRYSAARQLQERYGGVVVLKGAGTLVFDGVRMYVCLAGNPGMATGGMGDVLSGVIGALLAKGLPISIAARLGVMIHSHAADLNAEKHGEVGLLATDVVETLRTATHIKRAKN, from the coding sequence ATGGACTTTAATCTCGCCTTAAAACTCTACACCGCCGAGCAAGTCAAAAACGGAGAAGTGGTTGCCGCCCACATGGCAGGCGTTTCTATGTATAGCCTAATGCAGCGAGCTGGCATGGCTGTTTACGAACGATTTCTTCATTTATACCCAAGAGCGAAAAACGTTCTTGTCGTTTGTGGCAAAGGCAACAACGGCGGCGATGGCTACGTGTTTGCATCCCTTGCAAAACAAGCTCAGCTGAATGTTCAAGTTTTTCAAATTGGTGATGTAACGCAGCTTCAGGGCGATGCATTGCGTGCGTATCAGGACTGGCAAACCGTTGATGGTAAAAACAGCAGTTGGGATGATTGGAATACTGCGTTACTTGAAGCGGAAGTGATCATCGACGCTATGTTAGGCACGGGGCTAAAGGGTGAAGTCCGAACTGAATATCGTCGTTATATAGAGCAGATCAACCAAATTCAGTGCCCGGTTATTGCGGTCGATATCCCGTCCGGCTTGTGCGCTAACACTGGCTCAGTTTTAGGGGACGCAATCCAAGCTGACCATACAGTTACCTTCATCGGCGTTAAGCAAGGGTTATGTACCGCTCAAGCGAGAGACCGAATTGGTGAGCTGCACTTTTGTGGTTTGGGCGTTAACGTGGAATTCGATTCCATAGAAGAAGAAAGCGCACTGGGCATTGACCATAAAGTCATCCCTCGTTTGCTTCCAAAACCAAAAGCGACCGCTCACAAAGGTGATAACGGTAAATTACTTTGCGTCGGCGGGAATCAAGGTATGTCTGGTGCAATCCGTTTGTGCGCGTCTGCGGCGGTTCGAAGCGGGGCAGGGTTAACAGCAAGTATTACGCACCCAGATAGTTTCATCCCTCTGCAGGTCAGTTGCCCAGAAGTGATGAGTCAAAGCATAACCACGGACTTACTCAGAGACACGGAAAACGCGCTCACTAAGCGTATTCGCTGGGCAGATGTTTTGGTGTTTGGCCCCGGTTTTGGCGACGATGAGTGGGCGTATCAAGCTTATCAATACCTATCTCAAGAACAAAAACCGAAAGTTGTGGATGCGGATGGTCTAAATATTCTGGCAATGTTAAGTCAACGATGTGATGGCACATTGGTGTGTGACAACCAACGCGTCATCACTCCTCATCCGGGAGAAGCCGCTCGCTTGTTAAATGTGACCACTCAACAGATTGAAAGTGATCGATATTCCGCAGCACGCCAACTGCAAGAACGCTATGGTGGCGTAGTGGTGTTAAAAGGTGCAGGAACGCTGGTTTTTGATGGTGTCAGAATGTATGTGTGCCTCGCAGGTAATCCGGGCATGGCGACGGGCGGAATGGGTGACGTACTTTCTGGTGTGATTGGCGCACTGCTTGCCAAAGGTTTACCGATCTCTATCGCAGCGCGATTAGGAGTCATGATTCATAGCCACGCTGCCGATCTCAATGCAGAAAAACATGGAGAAGTGGGATTATTAGCCACAGATGTCGTGGAGACTCTTCGCACTGCGACTCATATTAAGCGAGCGAAAAACTGA
- a CDS encoding ABC transporter ATP-binding protein, with translation MVSETPLLQVNDISLAFGGVKALTDVSFHVNEKEIFSIIGPNGAGKTSMLNCISGRYTPNKGSVIFAGSDVTKRTPSQRAELGLGRTFQNLALFSHMSVLDNIMVGRHHLLKNNFVTGPLYWFSNAQKEEMAHRKYVEDVIDFLEIQHIRKATAGTLSYGLRKRVELARAIALRPKLLLLDEPMAGMNLEEKEDMARYIMDLNEELDITIIMIEHDMGVVMDISNRVLVLDFGKHIAMGEPEEVMANPHVKQAYLGEELPTLEESA, from the coding sequence ATGGTATCGGAAACACCTCTTTTGCAGGTAAACGATATTTCATTGGCCTTTGGTGGGGTGAAAGCGTTAACCGACGTGAGCTTCCATGTGAACGAGAAGGAAATTTTCTCAATCATCGGTCCCAATGGTGCTGGTAAAACCTCGATGCTCAACTGCATCTCTGGCCGATACACTCCGAACAAAGGTTCGGTCATCTTTGCTGGAAGCGACGTAACCAAACGTACCCCGAGCCAACGCGCTGAGTTAGGTCTGGGCAGAACCTTCCAAAACTTAGCCCTCTTTTCACACATGTCTGTGCTCGACAACATCATGGTTGGCCGACACCACCTGTTGAAAAATAACTTCGTGACAGGCCCGCTTTACTGGTTCTCTAACGCGCAAAAAGAAGAGATGGCACACCGCAAATACGTGGAAGATGTCATCGATTTTCTTGAAATCCAACACATCCGCAAAGCCACCGCTGGCACGCTTTCTTACGGTTTACGTAAACGTGTCGAGCTTGCGCGCGCAATAGCGTTAAGACCAAAACTTCTTTTACTCGATGAGCCGATGGCCGGTATGAACCTTGAAGAAAAGGAAGACATGGCACGTTACATCATGGATCTGAACGAAGAACTCGACATCACCATCATCATGATCGAACACGACATGGGCGTGGTGATGGATATCTCCAATCGCGTGTTGGTTTTGGATTTTGGTAAACACATTGCCATGGGCGAACCGGAAGAAGTGATGGCGAACCCACACGTGAAACAGGCTTATTTGGGTGAAGAACTACCGACATTAGAGGAGAGTGCATAA
- a CDS encoding acetoacetate--CoA ligase, with product MPSQTPIWSPSAERVRDSNLLRFIESTNARNSASNEISDYASLHRWSIEHNDAFWQHTWQFCKVVGKLGSQVKSLGEPKWSDSNSPNINRDTVWFCDTTLNYAQNLLVHAEQSPERQLIVFSNESGEQKQLSGQQLIEQVSIIQQWLIANGVGKGDVVAAYLPYLPETVIAMLATTSLGAIWTSTSPDFGVDSVLERFGQVTPKVLFCCNGYQFGGKIFDMTQKNRAISSKLGNTISVCQIDYLTPSSELKPRDERSDSDFITWSELSEHIAPQAIHYQPALFNDPLFILYSSGTTGQPKCIVHSVGGTLLNHLKEHQLHCDVKPLDKVFYYTTCGWMMWNWHVSALASGATLVIYDGSPVYPDHSVLWRLAEEQSVSLFGTSAKYLEALEQANYSPRSEHNLDSLKTLCSTGSVLYPEQFSYVYQHIKQDLHLASIAGGTDICGCFVLGNPISPVYKGECQGAGLGNNVKVLDDAGSEVVSQRGELTCNNSLPNFPIGFWHDNGERYHDAYWSKFADTWHHGDDVMQTANGGFIFYGRSDATLNPGGVRIGTAEIYQQVNALSGIEDSIAVGKLSQQSEEIWLFVKLSQSVELTPQLTDLIRQTLKANCSPRHVPRKIFALSDIPRTRSGKTVELAVKQVVNGQTVKNIGAIANPEVLEEIAAIAVETQPVLTNAL from the coding sequence ATGCCAAGCCAAACTCCTATTTGGTCGCCATCTGCTGAGCGAGTCAGAGACAGTAACCTGCTTCGATTTATCGAGAGCACTAATGCACGAAACAGCGCAAGTAATGAGATTAGCGATTATGCGTCATTACACCGCTGGTCTATTGAACACAATGACGCATTTTGGCAGCACACTTGGCAATTTTGTAAAGTCGTTGGCAAGTTAGGTTCACAAGTCAAAAGTTTAGGCGAGCCAAAATGGAGCGATTCAAACTCACCAAATATCAACAGAGATACGGTTTGGTTCTGCGATACAACCCTTAACTACGCTCAGAATTTACTTGTACACGCAGAGCAATCACCAGAGCGACAATTGATTGTTTTCAGCAATGAAAGTGGCGAGCAAAAACAGCTCTCTGGTCAACAGTTGATTGAGCAAGTGTCCATCATCCAACAATGGTTGATTGCAAATGGTGTCGGCAAAGGAGATGTCGTGGCGGCCTACTTGCCCTACCTTCCTGAGACCGTAATCGCGATGCTCGCGACCACCAGCCTCGGTGCTATTTGGACATCGACCTCTCCAGACTTTGGCGTCGACAGCGTGTTGGAGCGGTTCGGCCAAGTGACACCCAAAGTATTGTTTTGTTGTAATGGCTACCAATTTGGCGGCAAGATCTTCGATATGACGCAAAAAAACCGAGCGATTAGCAGCAAGCTCGGAAACACCATCAGCGTTTGCCAAATTGACTATTTAACGCCAAGCAGCGAATTAAAACCAAGAGACGAACGATCCGACTCCGACTTCATTACATGGAGCGAGTTGTCTGAACACATTGCTCCACAAGCTATTCACTACCAACCAGCGCTGTTTAATGACCCGTTATTCATTTTATATTCGTCAGGAACCACTGGACAGCCTAAGTGCATTGTCCATTCCGTAGGTGGAACCTTACTCAATCATTTGAAAGAACATCAGCTGCACTGCGATGTTAAACCTCTCGACAAGGTTTTCTACTACACCACTTGTGGTTGGATGATGTGGAACTGGCATGTTTCCGCACTCGCGAGCGGTGCCACGTTGGTGATTTACGACGGTAGCCCCGTGTACCCCGACCATTCTGTGCTTTGGCGCTTGGCGGAAGAACAGTCGGTGTCACTGTTTGGTACCTCTGCAAAGTATCTCGAAGCGCTTGAGCAAGCCAATTATTCGCCTCGGTCAGAGCATAATTTGGATTCGCTGAAGACCTTATGCTCTACAGGTTCCGTGCTCTATCCTGAGCAGTTCAGTTACGTTTATCAACATATCAAACAGGATTTACACTTAGCTTCCATCGCAGGCGGAACCGACATTTGTGGCTGCTTTGTTCTTGGTAACCCAATCTCTCCCGTCTACAAAGGGGAATGCCAAGGTGCGGGGCTCGGCAACAATGTAAAAGTGCTTGATGACGCAGGGAGCGAAGTAGTTTCACAACGCGGAGAACTGACATGTAACAACTCGCTGCCAAACTTTCCTATCGGCTTTTGGCATGACAATGGCGAACGTTATCACGATGCTTACTGGAGCAAATTTGCGGATACTTGGCACCACGGTGATGACGTCATGCAAACCGCAAACGGCGGCTTTATCTTCTACGGCCGAAGTGACGCAACGCTCAATCCCGGCGGAGTACGTATTGGCACAGCAGAAATCTATCAACAAGTGAACGCGCTATCGGGTATCGAAGATTCGATTGCCGTCGGTAAGTTGAGCCAGCAATCTGAAGAGATCTGGTTATTCGTCAAATTAAGCCAAAGTGTTGAGTTAACGCCACAACTGACTGACTTGATCCGCCAAACGTTGAAAGCGAACTGCTCACCGCGACATGTCCCGCGCAAGATCTTCGCACTCAGTGATATTCCACGAACGCGTTCCGGTAAAACGGTTGAACTGGCAGTAAAGCAGGTCGTGAATGGTCAGACAGTTAAAAATATCGGCGCAATTGCGAATCCAGAGGTTTTGGAAGAGATAGCGGCAATTGCCGTTGAAACACAGCCAGTACTGACCAATGCGCTATAA
- a CDS encoding electron transfer flavoprotein subunit beta/FixA family protein, with protein MKILVPIKRVIDPYIKVRVKPDNSDVETNNVKMTINPFCEIAVEEAVRLKEQGIAEEVIVVSAGGTQCQEQLRTALALGADRAIHIDTADKIEPLVVSKLLKAIVEQEHAQLVITGKQSIDTDNNQVAQMLAALLDWPQATFASDVKIEDQKVQVVREVDGGLMTVAMNLPAVISTDLRLNEPRFASLPNIMKAKRKPLDTITPESLGVEVVFSQTITEVTPPAQRKAGIKVESVSELLDKLRNEAKVIS; from the coding sequence GTGAAAATACTAGTGCCAATTAAAAGGGTCATTGATCCCTACATTAAGGTCCGTGTTAAACCGGACAACAGCGATGTTGAAACCAATAACGTCAAGATGACTATCAACCCGTTTTGCGAAATCGCCGTTGAAGAAGCGGTTCGACTAAAAGAGCAAGGGATTGCAGAAGAAGTCATCGTTGTGAGTGCTGGCGGCACACAATGTCAGGAACAATTGCGCACGGCCCTAGCACTAGGAGCAGATCGCGCGATTCATATCGACACGGCGGACAAGATTGAACCGCTCGTGGTGTCCAAGTTGCTCAAAGCGATTGTTGAACAAGAGCACGCTCAGTTGGTGATCACCGGCAAACAATCGATCGATACGGACAACAACCAAGTCGCGCAGATGCTGGCCGCTTTGCTTGACTGGCCTCAGGCTACTTTTGCATCGGATGTAAAAATTGAAGACCAAAAAGTGCAGGTGGTGCGAGAAGTCGATGGTGGATTGATGACGGTAGCAATGAACTTGCCAGCGGTGATCAGCACTGATTTGCGTTTAAACGAGCCTCGCTTCGCTTCCCTACCTAATATCATGAAGGCCAAACGTAAGCCCCTCGACACGATCACACCAGAGAGCTTGGGCGTTGAAGTTGTGTTCAGCCAAACCATCACGGAAGTTACCCCACCAGCGCAAAGAAAAGCCGGTATCAAAGTGGAGTCTGTTTCAGAACTTCTCGATAAGCTACGTAACGAAGCGAAGGTGATTTCATGA